The genomic segment CTCTTGAACAGGCGCTCAACGCTCTCCGCGCTACGGACCCGAGGAACGCGGCAGAGCACGCCTACGCGCTCGCCATGCTTCACAAGCAGGCAGGCAACAGCGAACAGGCGGTTCGATTCGGCCGGGATGCCATCGCACTTTTCGGCGCATGCCGAATGGAGACGATGGAGGACTGCGCCGCGCGCAACACGGTAATTGAGGGCGTGGCGCTTCCGGATCTCATCCACCAGGATGTGGTGCGGGACCGGCTTCAGCCGCTCACGCTCTAGGTCGGTCATGAACGTCAAAACCCCGCCTAATCAACTGATTAGGCGGGGCTGTTTTTTTTTTTTGAGGCTTGCAGTTCTCATTCACTGTGCACATAGCGCAGAATTCGATCCGCAGCTTCCTGCTCTTCATTGTCGTAATTCACGACAATGAAATCAAAGAGATGAGCGGAGCGCCAAGCTTCCATATCAACTTCAAGACGACTAGTAATCTCATCTCGCGGCATACCACGCTTGAGAAGACGCTCCGTGAGCACGGCCTGCGACGGCGGCATCAGAAAAACCAGCGCCGTTTCGGGAAACTTCTCTTTTAGCAAGAACGCTCCACTGGCCGATGCAACGACGACGACATGTCTGTTTTCGTCTCGGGCCTCATTCAAATATTCAAGCCCAACGCCGTAATACTGTTCAGCCATCATCTTGTATTCCAGTATCTTGCCCGACTCAACCATGGAAAGAAACGCATCAACGTCCACAAAGTGATAATGGACGCCGTCAATCTCTCCGGGTCGCGGCGGCCGAGTGGTGCAAGAAGGCAGTTTGGTAAAGCCAGATGTCCGACGCAGACAATCTATGACCGTGTCTTTCCCGACGCCTGAAGGACCTGTGAGAACAAGAATAATCCCTTTTGGATTCACGCTCTTCCTCCTTGGTAAAGAACAAGTTGAAATTCGGTTTGGATTTTACGTTTAGTACACTATACAGAAATATATCGGCAGGCGCAAGCTACGCAATAAAAGAGCCGGAGCACTCACGTACTCCGGCCACGACCGCCTGATGCTTGAAAGGCATGGATGTCAAGCGCGGGCTTGCGACAAATCAACCTCCACACCTGCCCGCTGAAGTTCCGCAACCACGGTCTCAATGCCGATTCCGTAGTACTCAATCCGATAGGGGTGATGGCCGAGCACCTGGAAGATGGTGAGCGAAATCGGATCCAAAGGATTGTACGCCGCAGCCCATTCGGTAACCGGGCAACGCGTAACATAATCCTCTATCTCCGGTTCACTCAACTTCCGGCACTGGATATCCAGTATTGAGAGCGCAGTAACTTCGCGCGGCTCCTGCGTATTGATGACACAGACGCCGCTCAAGACATGGCCGATGTGCCCGGAAAACTCGCGCAACATTTCTCTGGCCTCACCTAAGTCTTTCGGCTTATGGTACTGTTTGCCGTTGTAGACGGAGAACGTGTCCGCCGCAATAATCAATCCAGGATGCTCGGCGGCCACCTGCCGGGCCTTGGCTTGGGCTATGGCCTGCACCTTCTTTCCGAGATCGTGATGGTCTATTGCTTCTTCGTCTATACGACTGGGAACCGCAGAAAACGCAATCCCCAGAGACGACAGGAGCTGGCGCCGATTTTCAGATTGTGATGCCAGGACAACGTTGATTGGTTGCTTCATACTCATCCTTTATAGCAAATGTGCTACATGGCGTCAATCAGACGCATGGTGACGTGAGACTTCCCGAAAGACTGGAGCCGTAAAACGCTTCCAAAGCTCCGGTAATATACGCCCGTACTTCTCCGCTTGGTATTTCCGCTATCCGCAGATCGTCCGGTAGCCAAACATGGTTTTCCGCGCTTTCCCGTGCACGGCCGGCCAAATCGGTATATGTCCGCTTCAGATAGGAAAGTTGTGGTACCAAGTCTGGTCGCTCAGCCACAAGCAAGCCAAACTCTTCGGTCCCTGGGTAGGGCTTGAACTGGAAAATACCGGCCTCGGTCATGCCTATGGTTTTCAGGTCTGCGATAAACCGAACGGTATCCTCAATCTGTGACCGGGTCTCGCCTGGAAAACCAAGCACAAAGAAGCCTTTCGGCTGGATGCCAAACCGAACCAACTTTTGAACGGCTTGTACCACTTGATGAGTCGCGACCTTCTTCTTGATGCGCTTTAAGACAACATCGTTGCCGCTCTCAACACCCAGCGCTATCTTCCAAGCGCCAGATGCTTGCATCATGCCCATGACCTCGTCGTTGAAGTCCCGCCGCAAAATCACCGGCGCGCGCGTCAAACCGCGCCACATAAACTTGCCCAAGAGATCACGACTCTCCAGACCGAGATAGAAATCACGGATGTTTTCGCCGGAAATGAAAGCCATGTCATCTAGAAAGTGCACTGCGTCGGCTCCCAAACCGCTTACCACATACTCGACTTCGTCAAGTATTCGCGACACCTCAGGTCGGGCATAGGGCACGTCGTTGCCGCGATTCACCATTATCGGCGAAGCGCAGAATGTACACTCAAACGGACAACCATACGTCACGAACAGCGTGGCCTCGCTGACCTCTTTGAACGCACCGGCATGATGGATTGTATGCCGGTAAAGCGGCTCCTCTATGTACACATCCTGCCTGATCATCGGGATGTCGTCCGGCGCCAGCTTGGGCGCATATTCAGTAACAGGCAACAGACTCTGCCCTTTGTACCAAATCCCGGACAGGCGCTTTTCAACGCCGCGAAAAGCGACAGAAAGAATTTCTCCTATCGCAACCTCGCCGTTGCCGCGAACAATCGCGAAAGCATTAGGAAAATCCTGAACCGCATTACACAAGTCAAGCGTGGCATGAATACCGCCCAGAATATAGGGCACGCCAATCCGGTCGCAAACCCGGGCAATGGCAATGGCTTCGGGAACATTCACAGATGTGGGATTTAGTCCCACCAACTTGGCTCCCGATGCCTTGATTTGCGCTCCAATCTGTTCGGGTTGCAGCCGCAAACGGTGCGCGTCCAGAAGGCCTGCCTTGAAACCGAACTTCTCACGAGCCGTTGCGACGACTCTCAAAAATCCCCACGGCGGCTCCTCGCCATCAGGAATCAATCCCTGTTGGTACGTCGAGGGCACATTGATGCCCAGAAAATCAAAACCATACTCTTCTGCGGGCATGGCCCAGTGTGTTCGGCCTTCTGTATGTAACTCGCTGATACGATGGCTCTGGTTGAAGATGGTTAAGCCAAACTGACCATTCTTTGACACTGGTCCACGCTCCTTTCTTTATGTTGTGAATGTACTACTTTTAAGAAATCTACTACAGATTTCTTCTAGCGTGGAATTTATCACAATTCTTATTTATACGCAATGGAAGTCTCGCCACTCAACCTGCAATTACCAAACGATGCTGGGGCATAAAAACTGGATCACACTGTATAAGCCAGTCCGCTTACCGCTTCCGGAGCTGATAGCGCAGGGCGCTTCCCTTGCAACAGAGTTCCTCGTGCAACTGCATGAGAAGTCTCTTTTTTGGTTAGTAGTACAACGTCTGGTGCGAAGAGCGCCAGTCACACCTGATCTCATTTACGGAGTTGCAGTAATCAACTCCAGCCGGGCCAAAAAATAAAACGGCGCATTGTGAGCATGCATAGGGTATGGTGTTTATTTGGCTTACACTAGCTACAGAATACCATATTTACCAACCACAGAATGAACAGTGCCGTACACAATCTTGACAAAACATCCCAAATGTGTATATAATAGAGGCATAAATTGCTCCTTCCGCCCTTTCCCAATATACAATCCATCCATATCCCACACACCTGTACCTTCACCTCCTGTTGGAACCCAGCCGGAGCCGTACATACCAAGCCAACAAGAACGAAACTCACACCAATCTCCTTGCAAAGGAGAAAGAAAGAAGGCAGAAGATGAAGCGCACAATCGCAGTATTCCTTGCGGGAGCTTTGTTCCTGCTCGGAAGCGGCACGGCAAGCGCGGCTCCGCGCTACCTCTATGAATTCCCCTGGCAGCCCGCGAACAAAGGGCTTGCCAGCTTCTTCCAGCAGGTTGGGATTGCCTCTCCGCCCGCAATCCCGACGGACCAGGAAATCAGCCTGGCGGACACCACCATGGTGCTGGAAACCGGCACCTATGACACGGTCTACGTCCGGTCAGGCGATGTCGTCTTGTACCACGGTGTGGAAGTCACGGGAATGCTCACTGTGGAACCTGGAGCGTACATCCTTCCCGCAGACAAAGATGCGTGGCTCAATGTGACCGGGGTAAACGCGACCGCAACCATTGGCGCGCCTGGAGGGGAATTCGTCCAGATCCTGGGCGTCGGCGTGTTCAACCCCTTTCCGAACACGAAGGGCATTCAGGTGCTGTTCGGCGCGGCCGCGGTAATGCACAACGTGCTGACTGCCGGTGTGGGTAGGGGAACAGTCGTATACTCCGACCTGGATGATGCGGTCAGTTCTCTGCAGGCCACCAGGTTGTACATGACCAACAACGGGTACGGCGCCGCAATCATGGAGAGCAATGTTGAGCTGGCGCAGTCAGCTATCTGGGACAACTCCAAACTGGCGCTTTTCTTCTCTGATGGCAGCCGAAAGACAAGCAGACATTTCCGGGCAACCGAATCCTGGTTCAGTGGACAATTGGACCTCTCCCTCGGTAACCGCGCCTCCTCAATTGTCTTTGACCGGTGCATCCTGCCGGACGGGTTTGTGGACTGGCTCTACAGCGGCCGGGACAACCCAAACTACACCGAGGAGGCCAAATCCGGGAAGTGGGACTACCTCATCGACTTCAGTGGATACGGCGACCTACGCGACATTGATCTTTCCAGGGCCTACAAAAACCATGGGCTGGACCGCGTGACCGTGTTGGAGAGCCGGCCATTGGGTACGGTGCAGGTGCACCCCTTGGAACAACAGCTCCTCGCGGCCAACTTCACCGGAAGCGGCGACGTCAATGATGAGGACATCAGGCTCTGGGCGGAAGCGTTCGGCAGCCCCCGGGACTCTGTCGCGTTTGGGAATCTGTATGATCTGAACCGCGACGGCATGGTGAATATGCCGGACATGGAGGAACTGGCTTACGCATTCGCAGGCTTGGAACGCTCTCAACCGGCAACAGCCCTTGGCGCGAGCCCGAAGCTGCCGGAGTTCCTGGCCGCTGTGACACGGTACCCCGCAGTGGTCAGCGCCGCCGAGAGCGACCCGGTATTCGGTCCGCTCATCCAAGCGTATATGGCGCCGACTGTGGTCGCCGAGGTTTCGGGTGAGACGCCGAACGAGTTCTCGTTGGAGAACTACCCGAACCCGTTCAACTCGGGCACCACTATCCGATTCCAGCTTCCCAAGGAAGCAGATGTCGTGCTCACGGTCTACAACGTCAACGGCCAGGTGGTTGCCCGTCTGGTTGACGAGCGACTGCAGGCCGGTGCGTATACCCAGACTTGGGATGGATTGGGGGCAGATGGCAATTCTGTTAGCACGGGCACGTACTTCTACCGCCTCAACGCGGGAGACTACACCCATGCCAACAAGATGACCCTGCTCCGGTAACACTGCTCCCTGCCGAAACCGGCGTAGTAGTAGGGTGTCGCCCCTAAGCGACAACAACGGCCTCTCGCACAGTTGCGGGGGGCCTCTTTTTTTGTGACAAGCGCGCCCTACTGATACGTAAAAGAGACAGGCGAAGAATAATTTCCGCACACCAGATTGTTGCAGCCGCGAACTCGCGCCTGCACGCTGGCCAAACCCTCGGGTTCATAAGGTATTGCGTAAAATATATCAGCCGCGTCAATGGTAACCGGCGCGCCGTTGTCTTTGGTGATTTCAACTTCGTAAAAATCAGCCAAAGACACAGGAGGACCCCAATTCACCGTTACTTCATCGCCGAAAGCCGGTATTCCCGGCGCAAAACTGGAGATAACCGCCTGCATAGGCTTAAACGCAACAAACTGCGTTGCAGGCGGCCCGCACCCATCATCCGTGCAGGTGCGCGCCTGGAACAAGAGCGACTTCAAATTTTGATCCCCTATTATGATTAATGAGCGTTCATCCTCCCCCTGATGGGCTCCGCTGGGTTCAACCACTGTTGAACCATTGCTGAAATCTTTTTTTACCCTTACCTTATACCCCGTAATCCCGGTCTGGCTTGCGGGCGCATCCCATGCAAAGGTTACGCCCGCGCCTTGGCTGATATCGCCTGCCGGATCCGTGATGCGCAGATTTTCCGGCGGCATAATGCTCAAATCCAAATACTCAATCTGCAGAACCGGGGTATTGGGGTTATAGCTTGACCATGAATAGACACCCCAGTTGTCCTCCACGCGCACCTTGGGCGAAACAGGACCCGCTTTTTGGTACACGTGCGTAAACACGAACGGTTTATTATTGCACGCGGCCGGTTTCCTACCCCACTCTGGCAGTCCCTCGCCGCAGTCCCAGCGGTGGTTCTTGAAGTTGCCGGATATGGTTGTAATATCCTCGGGCGCAGCATTGGTGTTTCCGTCGCCGTCCGTATCCCCCACCCAGTCAATGGTGATCTTGCGCAAGGGAAGCTGTTCCCCGTTGAAGTTATATCCATAAAACTCAAGTCGCACTTCTTCGCCCACATACGCCTCAATGGAATTATTCGGCTCTCCGGATGCCTTGCCCGCGCCTGAATGGGCAATAGGCGTTCCATTGATGGAATACCGGCCGTAATTATTACTGATGCCGCAGTTGCTATTTATTGGCACATTCTTTTCATTGTCTTCTGGCTCATATCCGCGCTCACTCCGTCTTGCGGCCTGAATCACCGGGCACTGGCCAAATGTTGGATTAATTATTGCCGCATCGCCGACAACAGTACTGAATACCGGATTTAATGGATCACCATCTGGATATTCTGTATTCACATTTGTGGCGCTGCTGACGTATCTCGCCAACCCAGTGCTCCATTGCCACCACCTATATACCTTGGCAAAAATTTGCTTGAGGTACGTCATAGCGGTCCTGTTTGATATAGCATCAGTATCAACGCCCCCGATCCAAGTCGTCTCAATTGCGGGACTGTCGCTTGACGGCGGAACAATGCAACCCCCGGGACCTTTACAGCTGTACGGACTGCCGGCGCGCACCTGTCCTATGGAATCCTCCACATAGAGCGGCTGTACGCCCGGCTCCAGCGCCTTGGTTTCCCCGGTAAACTCATCTTTCTCTTCATCAAGCCGCGCATCCCATTTTGTTGGGTCGTAGATGGTCTCCGCGGGAGGCGTAATCGCGCCAAACGGCTTTGCGTCCTGAACAAACATAAAATCAGTCGTATATAATTCCTGGAACAATCCGCCATTATCCAACAAGTATTTAGTTGCCGCAATAAACCAATCCTTGCCGTTGCCCTGAATCCTGCCGGTCCATGCCTTGTTCTCTCCTTCTTCACCGGTCACAGCCACCACGTCTGTGCACCATTCGCGAAGCTGGAACTTAATCTGGAAGTCAACCCAGCCAGTATCATTGGTATTATCGCAGAATCCGCCTTCAAACCCAAGGAACTGGTACGGATTTATCGGACTTGCGTCGCCGCGTATACTGCCGGGAGGGAATGAAGGCGGTCCGTTGCCGCCAACATTGGTACCATTGACGTTAAACCCATCAACGCTGCCATCTGGCCCCGCAAACCGCGCGCGCAGGGCAAAAATGTTAGTATTATTACCGGAGCTGATAGGATCAGCCCCGCCCTCGCCGCAGTTGTCTGAATTCATGATTGGCAGCATAAACTTGTCCCACGAATACTCTCCGCCAAAATCGCAGTTTGCGTTCCGGGAGCCGCCGCACCACAAAGTGGTCCATCGGTTATCCCGAGTTTCGGGAAGCACGCCAAGACTGCTTCTGGCAGAGCCATCGCGGTTGATGATGAACTCTTCATTAGCCGTCGGCCAACCCGAATCTTGCTGTCTTTTAACCACTAGCTTGATTGCTTCAATATCATACTCGTAAAGCTTGCCGAGCGGGGATTGAGGCTTTACGGGAAACTGCAAGAGTCCGGTAGCAGATTGTTGACCTGCACCCGTCGCAGTATTTCCTTGCACCAACGGCCTGACAGGATGGTCTATACCTCCTCCTGACCCGCGCGTTCCATCCACTTTGCAAAAGTCGTTAGTTGCGCTGCACTCATAAAAATTAGCATCATACGCAACACGCCGGGCTTCTGGGTCCCCTCCTTCAGCAAGCGCCAGCACATACGTATTATCCCGCTCTTCCCCTGGTGTAATAAAGAACGTTGAGTTATCAATCCTATTCCCTTTCCCGGCTGCGCAGTAATACAGCGGCTGGCTCGCAACAAATCCGGCTTCCGGATGGTTCTCAAACACATTGGGCTTGCCCTGGACCACATCAACCGGCCACCAGGCAAGGCACGCAGAATTGCCGGATGGGTCAAGAACCGGAGAGCGCTCCAGGCAATAGCCGTACCAGCCCTGGTGCGAGGAAATCTGGCGCGTGTCAGCCGGGAGCGCGCGCTGGGACGCCTTGGGCAGATACACGGTCTGGTCCAGGGCATCCACTTTCTTGTAGGAGCACTGGCAGTTCTCCCCGCTCTCCTCGCACAAATTCAAATTCCTCAAGCGGGAGCTCTGGCCGAAATTTACGGGCTGTGAGTAGTTGGAACGCTCCTGGATTGAGCCGCGCGAGAACGGGGAATCCTGCTCCGGGTACCCGCGGCACTCAAGGCCCATGGCCCCGGCCCCAAGGTAGCCGAGCCGCGTGTCTGCGCCGGTTCCGCTCTCGGCCAGAACCTCAACCGGGTACTGGTTGGGCAGAGAGTAGCCCGAGTAGTCCCAGGCTCCGCTGTAAATGGTCTTGCCGCCGTCGTACCGACCCCGATACTCATCAAGGTCAAACACGGTTGCAACGCCGCCGTCTTTATACGCGGGCGGATAATCGCCGGAGAGCGGCGTAACCCACTTGACGCACGCGGTTCCTGATGGATTCATCTGCTGGCACCTGCCGAGATCGTAGGTGACGGTGCGCTCGGCCTGGGTGCTGGGTTCTTTGGCCTGGCTCGTGGTGGTCGGGGCGAGCCACTCCGCGCACTGCCGGGCCTGGGTTACGGAAAGCACGCCTGGCTCGGCGTCTGAAAACTTTGACTTCGGAATTGCGGCAGGATCATACTGGCCCGATGCCGAGGTAAAGTGCCCCTTGCTGAATTCAACACAACCCGCATCAACGCTCGGCCCTGTGCAATCTCCGGCGCTGACCTCATCAGCAATCCGGAATAAGGTTGTTGCCGCGCCTTCGGAAAGGTCGGAACGGGTTGGCTTGTACGCGGTGCAGGAGTTTGCTTCAGCCGGGCAAAGGGGCACATACCCGCCCGTGGTGTTGCATAAGGCATTGGGATCATCCGGCTGGACAAACCCGCCTTGCCCATTGGTTCCCGGGGCATCCGGATTCCAGGCGCAGAGCTTGTCCCCGGGGTCGCGGAAATAGTACGTGCCTCCGCTTGCGGCTGTAAACGCTTCGCACCACAATCCCTCCTGGTTGCACAAGCTGCCGTTGGCCCCGGTAAACTCATCCGGATCAACGCGCTTGTACGCAGCGCTCCAGTCGGCAACGGCTGTGTCCGGATCAGATCCTGCCGGAGGAGAACCCAAGGCAGTGCACCCTGCCGCGGACGCGGCAACTTTGTTGGCCGGATCAATGTACCGGTAGTTCACTGTGTCCGCGGGAACCGCGTGCCAGGCCGGGCTTGCTTCCGTGCCCATGCTGAATGCCTGGCTGTAGGGGTAGTCCGAGTTCCGGGTGTCAATCACCGCAGTGCAGGTCAAAGACCGCGCGTTTCCGAACAGCTTGTCAAACTCGGAAACATAGTAGGTGTTGCTCTTGTCATCGCGGTAGGCTTGGCAGGAGTTCCAGCGCGGAATGGTCCTATCAAGCGCCGGGTCGCCGTCCGGATCAGGGTTGTAGCATGCGTCCGGCTGATTGCCGCCCTGGGTTCTGGAAACAGTTGAGCTCTCAAGCCGGTAGTAGGTGTCCGGAATCTGCACCAGCTCCATATCATCAAGCAGCAGCGCGCCGCCCCCGACCGTGATGCGTAAAAACGCGGGCTCTTCATCGCGCGGCCAGTAGAGCGGGCCGAGCGCATAGTCGCGCCACTGCTCGGGCGCGATGATATTCGGGGGATCGCCCGCAACCGCGTTCGGACTGCCGGATCCGCGGAAAAACCACTCATCTCCGCCCCCTGCGGTGGTCAGGTGCGCTCCGGTAATCGCAACCCCGCCCAGGCTGGTTCCCTTTGCCACAAACCGCAATTCATACGTGTTGCCCGCAAAGGAACGCCCGGCAATGGCGTCCGCAAACGCCTGCATCATTGAGAGGCGGGCATCAAACAGCACGGACCGGCCCTGGTTCGCGGCCGTATCGCTTGAAAGTCCGACATTGGGAATATCCCACTGGCTGGCATCTTGGTAGTCGTCCAATTCCCCTTCAAACGGCTCGGTGAACAGGGACCGCACCACGTTCGCCCGCTTGCCCTTGTACTCGCGGCATCCGACCGCGGCGGATGAGCACTGGTTCGCCTCGCTCGGGATAAAGTACCAGGATTCCTGCACTCCGCCCGCTTCCGCGGCGCGCCGAAACTGGGTGCACTGGCCGGAAGCGGTTACAATCTTGTTGGCATCGCGCCGGTACTCAACCCCGTTTTCATCTGAAATAAACGTGCGGCACAGCGTACCCTGCTCATCGTCGCTGCACACCGGCGAACCGCCGGCTTGGTCCTGGCATGAGGCGCTGGCCGGGTCAACCGCGCCCTGGCGCGCTCCCTGCGGAAACACGGCGCACGGGCCTCCTGAATGTACATCTTTCAACAACTGCCATGTCTTAAGATTGTTCCCTTCCCAGGTATAGAACGTGGCAGTGTTCGGATTGGCGTCAAGCACGCAGGATTCAATGCGGTTGAAGTAGGCGCGCGCCTCGGTTTGCGCATTGGTAAACGCCTCGCACCCGACCTGCTCCCGGGTGCAGCTTTGGGCCTGGTTCGGTATGAACTGCGCCCGAGTGGGCCGCGTGTTCGGGTCAACAAGCCTCTCAATGGGGGTTGGCATGGCAAGCAGGGTGTCAAACCCGTTGCACGCCGCCGCGCACAAGCCGTTCGCGGTCAGGCGCGCGTACCTCGCGGATCCGCCCGCAACCGGAGTGTACGGCCGGGCGCTTGTTTCTTCGGCAGTGCACTCGCCTGCGTCCGCAAACACGCTCTTGTTCTCGGTTCCATACGCCTTGTATGCGGTAGTCGGGGATGCAACGTTAAAAGAACCGCTCACCGGAACCGTGTTCAGCGTTGCAATACCTTTTTGTGATGCGATTGCTACCGTTGCAATGGCATCTGCCCCTTGCTGAAGCTTTATTTCCTCAAGCTGGATGTCATCGTACAGCGCCCGATTTTTGAGGTGAATAACAACGCGCGTTTGGTTCGCGCTGTAGAACGTTGCCGCAAACCGCGAACCTTGGTATGTTCCCAGGTTTGGAACGGCCAAAGTAAGGGTGT from the Parcubacteria group bacterium genome contains:
- a CDS encoding guanylate kinase; translated protein: MNPKGIILVLTGPSGVGKDTVIDCLRRTSGFTKLPSCTTRPPRPGEIDGVHYHFVDVDAFLSMVESGKILEYKMMAEQYYGVGLEYLNEARDENRHVVVVASASGAFLLKEKFPETALVFLMPPSQAVLTERLLKRGMPRDEITSRLEVDMEAWRSAHLFDFIVVNYDNEEQEAADRILRYVHSE
- a CDS encoding Maf family protein — protein: MKQPINVVLASQSENRRQLLSSLGIAFSAVPSRIDEEAIDHHDLGKKVQAIAQAKARQVAAEHPGLIIAADTFSVYNGKQYHKPKDLGEAREMLREFSGHIGHVLSGVCVINTQEPREVTALSILDIQCRKLSEPEIEDYVTRCPVTEWAAAYNPLDPISLTIFQVLGHHPYRIEYYGIGIETVVAELQRAGVEVDLSQARA
- a CDS encoding B12-binding domain-containing radical SAM protein, which translates into the protein MPAEEYGFDFLGINVPSTYQQGLIPDGEEPPWGFLRVVATAREKFGFKAGLLDAHRLRLQPEQIGAQIKASGAKLVGLNPTSVNVPEAIAIARVCDRIGVPYILGGIHATLDLCNAVQDFPNAFAIVRGNGEVAIGEILSVAFRGVEKRLSGIWYKGQSLLPVTEYAPKLAPDDIPMIRQDVYIEEPLYRHTIHHAGAFKEVSEATLFVTYGCPFECTFCASPIMVNRGNDVPYARPEVSRILDEVEYVVSGLGADAVHFLDDMAFISGENIRDFYLGLESRDLLGKFMWRGLTRAPVILRRDFNDEVMGMMQASGAWKIALGVESGNDVVLKRIKKKVATHQVVQAVQKLVRFGIQPKGFFVLGFPGETRSQIEDTVRFIADLKTIGMTEAGIFQFKPYPGTEEFGLLVAERPDLVPQLSYLKRTYTDLAGRARESAENHVWLPDDLRIAEIPSGEVRAYITGALEAFYGSSLSGSLTSPCV
- a CDS encoding T9SS type A sorting domain-containing protein — translated: MKRTIAVFLAGALFLLGSGTASAAPRYLYEFPWQPANKGLASFFQQVGIASPPAIPTDQEISLADTTMVLETGTYDTVYVRSGDVVLYHGVEVTGMLTVEPGAYILPADKDAWLNVTGVNATATIGAPGGEFVQILGVGVFNPFPNTKGIQVLFGAAAVMHNVLTAGVGRGTVVYSDLDDAVSSLQATRLYMTNNGYGAAIMESNVELAQSAIWDNSKLALFFSDGSRKTSRHFRATESWFSGQLDLSLGNRASSIVFDRCILPDGFVDWLYSGRDNPNYTEEAKSGKWDYLIDFSGYGDLRDIDLSRAYKNHGLDRVTVLESRPLGTVQVHPLEQQLLAANFTGSGDVNDEDIRLWAEAFGSPRDSVAFGNLYDLNRDGMVNMPDMEELAYAFAGLERSQPATALGASPKLPEFLAAVTRYPAVVSAAESDPVFGPLIQAYMAPTVVAEVSGETPNEFSLENYPNPFNSGTTIRFQLPKEADVVLTVYNVNGQVVARLVDERLQAGAYTQTWDGLGADGNSVSTGTYFYRLNAGDYTHANKMTLLR
- a CDS encoding fibronectin type III domain-containing protein, which translates into the protein MHTHKIYPPKRRNQPRGARILLALSVMVFMFVGSVAPSHAVIPVVTVEDVPRKTESIFSRIKKVVGSVAFHSALRFITYRLAQDSAVWLASGDKGKKPLVFQQPLGDALTDIGDQIAGTFLVNVSQGLPINLCSPQSVQSRLKLTIGVSKSIQDIDLFPDRPGLATSGDLGKTGCSLSDITGNFGAAFANQKQAFKNLSKGFELDRNELGAFLVLRENVQKEKQKQIEQEKIERAGEVPKAVKDLITGVTVTPSFQVTETQKQATEKALKQDVQPTGDIFVDAAAIFANTFAQTYLRRLQRGLLRGNIARTGGRGPGGLGSTAAVSQASFKNVFGEPPSFGISGGSVNLISDMSICPASEDPNVYQSPYNCLLSDGFKQAVEQKLTVAQAVEQGMIPGDTLFPQAHVASQPNLSEENLKRLRFLRVVPLGWELAASRLGSQAVPFKKLLDCFDVPAGAEGCPEGGQSISHLVDPAWVLALPQAECRALAYSSLPEHAQSPNRQSVCVDLASCLNEDANGNCTGGFGYCTRERVTWQLTGQSCEPQYATCQSFTSPKPLNLLTAYVDNAGCTAQAAGCKWYSTKPSGDAWDQSKKIYLNNNAQSCSASQAESQEVIPLVPGVNYIKNPGFDEELFSARPSGIGSIGSLVPPAPEEGGWNLNGEDLNVIYVPGAGAIAPSDASQEITIKPYTYYTFSFFAFPNPNDAAVLDAIIEVSASGPLKSVSFPDYSFAESNTLTLAVPNLGTYQGSRFAATFYSANQTRVVIHLKNRALYDDIQLEEIKLQQGADAIATVAIASQKGIATLNTVPVSGSFNVASPTTAYKAYGTENKSVFADAGECTAEETSARPYTPVAGGSARYARLTANGLCAAACNGFDTLLAMPTPIERLVDPNTRPTRAQFIPNQAQSCTREQVGCEAFTNAQTEARAYFNRIESCVLDANPNTATFYTWEGNNLKTWQLLKDVHSGGPCAVFPQGARQGAVDPASASCQDQAGGSPVCSDDEQGTLCRTFISDENGVEYRRDANKIVTASGQCTQFRRAAEAGGVQESWYFIPSEANQCSSAAVGCREYKGKRANVVRSLFTEPFEGELDDYQDASQWDIPNVGLSSDTAANQGRSVLFDARLSMMQAFADAIAGRSFAGNTYELRFVAKGTSLGGVAITGAHLTTAGGGDEWFFRGSGSPNAVAGDPPNIIAPEQWRDYALGPLYWPRDEEPAFLRITVGGGALLLDDMELVQIPDTYYRLESSTVSRTQGGNQPDACYNPDPDGDPALDRTIPRWNSCQAYRDDKSNTYYVSEFDKLFGNARSLTCTAVIDTRNSDYPYSQAFSMGTEASPAWHAVPADTVNYRYIDPANKVAASAAGCTALGSPPAGSDPDTAVADWSAAYKRVDPDEFTGANGSLCNQEGLWCEAFTAASGGTYYFRDPGDKLCAWNPDAPGTNGQGGFVQPDDPNALCNTTGGYVPLCPAEANSCTAYKPTRSDLSEGAATTLFRIADEVSAGDCTGPSVDAGCVEFSKGHFTSASGQYDPAAIPKSKFSDAEPGVLSVTQARQCAEWLAPTTTSQAKEPSTQAERTVTYDLGRCQQMNPSGTACVKWVTPLSGDYPPAYKDGGVATVFDLDEYRGRYDGGKTIYSGAWDYSGYSLPNQYPVEVLAESGTGADTRLGYLGAGAMGLECRGYPEQDSPFSRGSIQERSNYSQPVNFGQSSRLRNLNLCEESGENCQCSYKKVDALDQTVYLPKASQRALPADTRQISSHQGWYGYCLERSPVLDPSGNSACLAWWPVDVVQGKPNVFENHPEAGFVASQPLYYCAAGKGNRIDNSTFFITPGEERDNTYVLALAEGGDPEARRVAYDANFYECSATNDFCKVDGTRGSGGGIDHPVRPLVQGNTATGAGQQSATGLLQFPVKPQSPLGKLYEYDIEAIKLVVKRQQDSGWPTANEEFIINRDGSARSSLGVLPETRDNRWTTLWCGGSRNANCDFGGEYSWDKFMLPIMNSDNCGEGGADPISSGNNTNIFALRARFAGPDGSVDGFNVNGTNVGGNGPPSFPPGSIRGDASPINPYQFLGFEGGFCDNTNDTGWVDFQIKFQLREWCTDVVAVTGEEGENKAWTGRIQGNGKDWFIAATKYLLDNGGLFQELYTTDFMFVQDAKPFGAITPPAETIYDPTKWDARLDEEKDEFTGETKALEPGVQPLYVEDSIGQVRAGSPYSCKGPGGCIVPPSSDSPAIETTWIGGVDTDAISNRTAMTYLKQIFAKVYRWWQWSTGLARYVSSATNVNTEYPDGDPLNPVFSTVVGDAAIINPTFGQCPVIQAARRSERGYEPEDNEKNVPINSNCGISNNYGRYSINGTPIAHSGAGKASGEPNNSIEAYVGEEVRLEFYGYNFNGEQLPLRKITIDWVGDTDGDGNTNAAPEDITTISGNFKNHRWDCGEGLPEWGRKPAACNNKPFVFTHVYQKAGPVSPKVRVEDNWGVYSWSSYNPNTPVLQIEYLDLSIMPPENLRITDPAGDISQGAGVTFAWDAPASQTGITGYKVRVKKDFSNGSTVVEPSGAHQGEDERSLIIIGDQNLKSLLFQARTCTDDGCGPPATQFVAFKPMQAVISSFAPGIPAFGDEVTVNWGPPVSLADFYEVEITKDNGAPVTIDAADIFYAIPYEPEGLASVQARVRGCNNLVCGNYSSPVSFTYQ